A DNA window from Bdellovibrio sp. BCCA contains the following coding sequences:
- a CDS encoding tetratricopeptide repeat protein — MKHLITFKKLPALCVFVFAVSGCGPGRPHLKTLELNREGNNAIKGQTYPAAMDKYIEALRYDPFVGQLHLNLGLSLEGLQQAEKAVQSYKEAEKLAEKEKNFPLMFMARFNQAQLLGKAKKVDEALAMYQKALEIIPSSKETKTNIELLTQAQQGGGDGQNQDKKDQQQGQQNQQQKPQDGKDQKDKDKKDEPKEGPKQQSPKYKPRPFQGKELSEGDVKKILGELKQQEEKIRAEYNRKEVKEQPRDKDW; from the coding sequence ATGAAGCACTTAATTACTTTTAAAAAGCTTCCGGCTTTGTGCGTTTTTGTATTCGCGGTTTCGGGATGTGGTCCTGGAAGACCTCACCTTAAAACATTGGAACTGAATCGTGAAGGTAACAATGCGATCAAAGGACAAACTTATCCTGCGGCGATGGATAAGTACATTGAAGCTCTTCGTTATGATCCGTTTGTGGGGCAGTTGCATCTCAACTTGGGTCTGTCGTTAGAAGGTCTTCAACAGGCTGAGAAAGCCGTTCAGTCTTATAAAGAAGCTGAAAAGCTTGCGGAGAAAGAAAAGAACTTCCCATTGATGTTTATGGCGCGTTTTAATCAGGCGCAGCTTTTAGGCAAAGCTAAAAAAGTGGATGAAGCTTTGGCGATGTATCAAAAAGCGTTGGAAATCATTCCTTCTTCCAAGGAAACAAAAACCAATATTGAGCTTTTAACTCAAGCTCAACAAGGTGGCGGTGACGGTCAAAATCAGGACAAAAAAGATCAGCAGCAAGGTCAGCAGAACCAGCAGCAAAAACCGCAAGATGGTAAAGATCAAAAAGATAAAGACAAAAAAGATGAGCCCAAAGAGGGGCCTAAGCAGCAGTCTCCCAAATACAAACCTCGTCCATTCCAAGGAAAAGAACTTTCCGAGGGCGATGTGAAAAAAATCTTAGGGGAGCTAAAGCAGCAAGAGGAAAAAATCCGTGCGGAGTACAACCGCAAGGAAGTCAAGGAGCAGCCTCGTGACAAAGATTGGTAA
- the spoVG gene encoding septation regulator SpoVG, with amino-acid sequence MKVTEVKVFPVNEDRLKAYVSITLDNCFVVRDLKVIQGTSGLFVAMPSKKRKDGQFRDIAHPLNQETRTMIEDLIFEAYEKELKSMGETLVNLKRQKAPNSDYGEDY; translated from the coding sequence ATGAAAGTCACCGAGGTCAAAGTATTCCCAGTCAACGAGGACCGGCTTAAAGCCTACGTCTCAATCACTCTCGACAATTGCTTCGTCGTGCGCGACTTGAAGGTCATTCAAGGAACGAGCGGCTTGTTTGTGGCAATGCCCAGCAAGAAACGCAAAGACGGCCAGTTCCGCGATATTGCTCACCCTCTGAACCAAGAGACGCGAACAATGATCGAGGACTTAATTTTTGAAGCTTATGAAAAAGAATTAAAATCCATGGGCGAAACTTTAGTAAATCTCAAACGCCAGAAAGCGCCTAACAGCGACTACGGCGAAGACTACTAG
- a CDS encoding vWA domain-containing protein, whose product MTYHSLWAFWLILPLVLILAWTLWNRKKKTPTLQFGSVALLKTVTPSVRTRLMNLPTFLKALGIVLAIMALARPQTMNTKIKKNVEGIDIVICLDVSDSMLIEDMKPLNRLESAKDTIKKFIEGRSSDRIGLVVFAGESFTLVPPTLDYQLIIQRVGEITSASSAKIKDGTALGVSMANAAGRLKDSQAKSRVMIFMTDGENNSGTIDPETGLEIAKGYGIKVYSIGIGKDGPTRIPVYSRDIFGQKVKTYQPFESTVNEELLERMAKDTGGKYYRATNEGALQRIFNDIDNLEKTKIDVNKFTNYTEQFPPYLVMGIILYLAGLLLGRSWLRRVP is encoded by the coding sequence ATGACCTATCATTCTCTCTGGGCCTTCTGGCTTATCCTTCCTTTGGTTCTGATTTTAGCTTGGACTTTGTGGAATCGTAAAAAGAAGACGCCGACTTTGCAGTTTGGTTCCGTCGCTCTTTTAAAAACGGTGACACCAAGCGTGCGCACGCGTTTGATGAATCTTCCAACGTTCCTAAAAGCTTTAGGAATTGTTCTTGCAATCATGGCGCTGGCGCGTCCGCAAACGATGAATACCAAAATTAAGAAAAATGTTGAGGGGATTGACATCGTTATTTGTCTCGACGTTTCAGACAGTATGTTGATTGAAGACATGAAGCCTCTAAATCGTCTTGAATCGGCAAAAGACACAATTAAAAAATTCATCGAAGGTCGTTCTTCAGACCGTATCGGTCTTGTGGTTTTTGCCGGAGAATCTTTCACTTTGGTGCCACCCACATTGGATTATCAACTTATCATTCAACGTGTGGGTGAAATCACCAGCGCTTCCAGTGCGAAAATCAAAGACGGAACAGCCTTGGGTGTGTCGATGGCAAATGCCGCTGGCCGCTTAAAAGATTCTCAAGCAAAAAGCCGTGTGATGATTTTCATGACGGACGGTGAAAATAACTCTGGAACGATTGATCCAGAGACGGGCCTTGAGATCGCCAAAGGTTACGGTATTAAAGTTTATTCGATTGGTATTGGTAAAGACGGTCCAACAAGAATTCCGGTTTATTCCCGCGATATTTTCGGTCAAAAAGTAAAAACGTATCAGCCGTTTGAAAGCACCGTGAACGAAGAACTGCTAGAGCGCATGGCAAAAGACACGGGCGGTAAATACTATCGCGCGACCAACGAAGGTGCTTTGCAGAGAATCTTTAACGACATCGATAATCTTGAAAAAACAAAAATCGACGTGAATAAATTCACTAACTACACAGAGCAATTCCCGCCGTATCTTGTGATGGGAATTATTTTGTATCTTGCGGGCTTGTTGCTGGGAAGATCTTGGTTAAGGAGGGTGCCATAA
- a CDS encoding M56 family metallopeptidase has translation MINNNTKVWIFILTSSLALLIAGYQLGERLGLLIGFFLALFLNFFVFFYGESRVLAKLDAKRVKGQDAWGLIDKVQKMSAKLRMPVPAIYITPHSSANAFCVGQSWKRSSLGFTVGLLQKLDDKELEAVVAHQLCHIRRLDTFAFGVTSTIANSIVGLGQFLDNFLPYNLQFFMPLFSPIGWFVIKSVVGEKSFFENDLMASELLENRHQLGEVLWRMEGLAQTQPLEIPPCTSHLFMVNPEGFNQKNLFLKSHPAIEVRLQKLMGYYPI, from the coding sequence ATGATCAACAACAATACAAAAGTCTGGATATTTATTCTCACAAGCTCCCTCGCACTCTTGATAGCGGGCTATCAATTAGGCGAACGACTGGGGTTGTTGATTGGGTTCTTCTTAGCCCTATTCTTAAACTTCTTCGTTTTCTTTTATGGAGAAAGCCGCGTTCTTGCAAAACTCGACGCGAAACGAGTGAAGGGCCAAGACGCTTGGGGATTGATCGATAAAGTTCAAAAAATGTCGGCAAAACTTCGTATGCCGGTGCCAGCGATCTACATCACTCCTCATTCTTCAGCGAATGCCTTTTGCGTTGGTCAATCTTGGAAAAGAAGTTCGTTGGGGTTCACGGTTGGATTGCTACAAAAACTAGATGATAAAGAGTTAGAGGCCGTTGTCGCCCATCAACTTTGTCACATTCGTCGTCTTGATACTTTCGCCTTTGGAGTGACAAGCACTATTGCAAATTCCATTGTGGGATTAGGTCAATTTCTTGATAATTTCCTGCCGTATAATTTGCAATTTTTCATGCCGCTTTTTTCTCCGATTGGTTGGTTTGTCATTAAGAGTGTCGTCGGTGAAAAATCATTTTTTGAAAATGACTTAATGGCCTCTGAACTTCTCGAAAACCGCCATCAATTGGGCGAAGTTTTATGGCGCATGGAGGGCTTAGCACAAACTCAGCCTCTGGAAATTCCTCCGTGCACAAGTCACCTTTTCATGGTGAATCCAGAGGGCTTTAATCAGAAAAATTTATTTTTAAAATCCCATCCTGCCATCGAAGTGAGACTACAAAAATTAATGGGTTACTATCCCATCTAA
- a CDS encoding DUF58 domain-containing protein, whose amino-acid sequence MSLPPEVLKKVKLLEINTRKLVNNLFAGEYHTAFKGQGMTFADFREYVPGDDVRSISWPLTARTGKPYIKTFEEERELTLILAIDVSGSSDFGTGPYFKGEVMTHMAALLAFSAVKNNDQIGLLLFSDQVEHFVPPKKGRGHVHRLLRDLFYYKPKSHRTKLSSSFTYLQGILKKRATVFVFSDFMDEGFDQSLRLLGRKHDVVACVVNDAAEYSLPKMGVIEVQDAETGEILTVDTSSPTFRAQYEEAVQKRKEQRDRLLRLSQVERVDVRSSEDYVNPLVAFFKKRK is encoded by the coding sequence GTGAGTTTACCTCCTGAGGTCTTAAAGAAAGTTAAACTCTTAGAGATCAACACAAGAAAACTTGTGAACAATCTCTTTGCGGGTGAATATCACACGGCCTTTAAAGGCCAAGGGATGACTTTCGCGGATTTCAGGGAGTACGTGCCGGGCGATGACGTGCGCAGTATTTCATGGCCTCTCACAGCGCGCACGGGAAAACCTTATATCAAAACTTTTGAAGAAGAGCGTGAGCTGACGTTGATTCTTGCTATTGACGTGAGCGGATCAAGTGACTTCGGAACGGGTCCTTATTTTAAAGGCGAAGTGATGACTCATATGGCGGCCCTTCTTGCATTTTCTGCGGTGAAGAATAATGACCAAATTGGTTTGTTGTTATTCAGTGACCAAGTCGAGCATTTTGTTCCGCCAAAAAAAGGCCGAGGACACGTGCATCGTCTTTTGCGCGATTTGTTCTACTATAAACCAAAAAGTCATCGCACGAAGTTGTCATCAAGCTTCACGTACCTTCAAGGTATTTTGAAAAAACGCGCGACTGTTTTTGTATTTAGCGATTTTATGGATGAAGGCTTCGATCAAAGCTTGCGCCTTTTGGGACGAAAGCATGACGTTGTGGCCTGTGTTGTGAATGATGCTGCGGAATATTCACTTCCAAAAATGGGAGTGATTGAAGTGCAAGATGCAGAGACCGGAGAAATTTTAACGGTCGACACGTCTTCACCGACGTTCCGCGCACAGTATGAAGAAGCTGTTCAAAAACGTAAAGAGCAGCGTGATCGTTTGTTGCGCTTGTCGCAAGTAGAACGTGTAGATGTTAGGTCCAGCGAGGACTACGTGAATCCTCTCGTGGCCTTTTTTAAGAAGAGAAAGTAA
- a CDS encoding AAA family ATPase, with translation MALNAAIKQESQFIEKMMAEINKVVVGQKEMVEGIMMGLLTGGHILLEGVPGLAKTLTIATVSKSISLDFQRIQFTPDLLPTDLIGTMIFNPKSGEFAPRKGPIFTNIVLADEINRAPAKVQSALLEAMAEKQVTIGEESYRLSNPFLVLATQNPLEQEGTYPLPEAQMDRFMFKINVVYPGKGEELEILNRMGTNDKPEVNAVISKEDLLRASQRADQIYVDNKIKNYIVELIMASRKPGEYGLSRIANLINVGGSPRATISLYRAAKAHAFLRGRGYVTAEDVKAIAYHVMRHRLILTYEAEAENIKTDDIIKEILSQIEVP, from the coding sequence ATGGCCCTTAATGCCGCCATCAAGCAAGAAAGCCAATTCATCGAAAAAATGATGGCCGAAATCAACAAAGTTGTCGTAGGTCAAAAAGAAATGGTGGAGGGCATCATGATGGGGCTTCTCACCGGCGGACACATCCTTCTTGAAGGTGTTCCGGGCTTGGCGAAGACTCTGACGATTGCCACAGTTTCTAAATCCATCTCTCTTGATTTCCAAAGAATCCAATTCACTCCCGATCTTTTGCCAACGGACTTAATCGGCACAATGATCTTTAATCCTAAATCAGGGGAGTTTGCACCACGCAAAGGTCCGATTTTCACCAACATCGTTTTGGCCGATGAGATCAACCGTGCGCCAGCGAAAGTTCAGTCGGCACTTCTTGAGGCGATGGCCGAAAAACAAGTCACTATCGGTGAAGAATCTTATCGACTTTCAAATCCGTTCTTAGTTTTGGCGACACAAAATCCGCTCGAACAAGAAGGAACGTATCCACTTCCAGAAGCACAGATGGACCGCTTCATGTTTAAGATCAACGTCGTTTACCCAGGAAAAGGCGAGGAGCTAGAGATCCTCAACCGCATGGGCACGAATGACAAACCAGAAGTGAATGCGGTGATTTCAAAAGAAGATCTTTTGCGCGCATCACAGCGTGCGGATCAAATCTACGTTGATAATAAAATTAAAAACTACATTGTTGAACTTATCATGGCGTCTCGTAAACCGGGTGAGTATGGTCTAAGCCGTATCGCTAATCTCATCAATGTCGGTGGTTCACCACGTGCGACGATCAGCTTGTATCGTGCAGCGAAAGCTCATGCGTTCTTGCGCGGTCGTGGTTATGTGACAGCCGAAGACGTGAAGGCGATTGCTTATCACGTGATGAGACATCGTTTGATTCTCACTTACGAAGCAGAAGCAGAAAACATCAAAACGGATGACATCATCAAAGAAATCTTGAGCCAAATTGAGGTGCCGTAG
- a CDS encoding vWA domain-containing protein — MFRFENLAAFNYLWLIPVIIIIGFFFDRRSKKRMETAIGSRLYPFLSSSVSNKKRTIKTTLQVLAVFFFVLALARPQMGESQQEVKSEGVEIIFAVDVSESMMAEDVKPSRLAQAKAELSRLIDLMPGNKVGVVAFAGSAALLSPLTNDPGAIKMYLESLEPSSVSSQGTNFTEALKISKEAFERGGVTTDETVKVTRVILFASDGEDHEPGAYEEAKKLAGEGIRIFSLAYGTEKGGAIPVRDGMGFLKGYKKDRQGQTILTTVKGDALRALAEAGKGSFYFATFGGDQTKHLVEDITKLEKTQFDSTVATQYEERFQTVLLIGIVIALLELFLGERRMGFRFWKGRYEVPPA; from the coding sequence ATGTTTCGCTTTGAAAACTTAGCGGCATTCAATTATTTGTGGCTGATTCCGGTTATTATCATTATCGGATTCTTCTTTGATCGCAGATCCAAAAAACGCATGGAGACGGCGATTGGTTCGCGTCTTTATCCGTTTCTTTCTAGTTCCGTTTCAAATAAAAAACGAACGATAAAAACGACCTTGCAAGTTTTGGCCGTCTTCTTTTTTGTTTTGGCATTGGCGAGACCGCAAATGGGTGAAAGCCAACAAGAAGTTAAAAGCGAAGGTGTTGAAATCATTTTCGCCGTCGACGTTTCCGAAAGTATGATGGCCGAAGACGTAAAGCCTTCTCGTTTGGCGCAGGCCAAAGCGGAACTCAGTCGTTTGATTGATCTTATGCCTGGAAACAAAGTCGGTGTTGTTGCATTCGCGGGATCAGCGGCCTTGTTGTCTCCTCTGACGAATGATCCTGGCGCAATTAAAATGTACTTGGAATCTTTAGAGCCAAGCTCTGTTTCTTCTCAAGGTACAAACTTCACAGAAGCTTTAAAAATTTCAAAAGAAGCATTTGAGCGCGGTGGTGTGACAACGGATGAAACAGTGAAAGTCACACGTGTGATTTTGTTTGCTTCCGACGGTGAAGATCACGAACCGGGTGCCTATGAAGAAGCTAAGAAGTTGGCTGGCGAAGGCATTCGTATTTTCTCTTTAGCCTACGGCACTGAAAAAGGTGGCGCTATTCCTGTGCGCGATGGAATGGGTTTCCTTAAGGGTTATAAAAAAGATCGTCAAGGTCAGACTATTTTAACGACTGTGAAGGGTGATGCTTTAAGAGCCCTCGCTGAAGCGGGTAAAGGTAGTTTTTATTTTGCAACCTTCGGTGGCGATCAAACGAAACATTTGGTTGAAGACATCACGAAGCTTGAAAAAACACAGTTTGATTCCACGGTGGCCACTCAATACGAAGAACGATTCCAAACAGTTTTGTTAATTGGAATCGTCATTGCCTTACTTGAACTTTTCCTCGGCGAAAGACGCATGGGCTTCCGCTTTTGGAAAGGCCGTTACGAGGTACCACCGGCATGA
- a CDS encoding trypsin-like peptidase domain-containing protein — MKKLLFLALAVSLSVQPTYAQQTQTLPKEAPKLKLSEPLPANLFVELAKAINPAVVNISTTALPKNMPRGRDPMLDMLEQLYGFRMPPQQQQQRPQQIGLGTGFVIREDGLIVTNNHVIAGADIINVQLSEKSKDVYEATLIGSDERTDIALIKITPKEKLPVAVLGSSKDLEVGEWVAAFGNPFGHGHSMTKGIVSSKGRDITEINKIPLIQTDASINPGNSGGPLVNTKGQVVGVNSAIDARAQGIGFAIPIDEVKSVISILETKGRIVRGYIGAALGDLDPDAAEYLGLGDVRGAVVTNMDPKGPAAKAGFKIYDIVTEFNGKTINGSLDLIDAVSDAPIGKPAKAKILRNGKAINVSVNVAERAEDKPRVVRAAQKTYQGQKAPFNLGFTVIDPTPELRAEWGLPDDMKQPVVIETERASQASKSGLRVGDVVLDVNKKPVDNSKDVLKNLKKGQNTLRIARNTRIQIINIEAN; from the coding sequence ATGAAAAAGCTCTTATTTCTTGCTCTAGCCGTTTCATTGTCAGTTCAACCTACTTACGCGCAACAAACGCAGACTCTGCCGAAAGAAGCTCCGAAGCTCAAATTAAGTGAACCGCTTCCAGCAAATCTTTTCGTTGAGCTTGCGAAAGCAATCAACCCTGCTGTTGTGAACATCTCAACGACAGCGCTGCCGAAAAATATGCCGCGCGGTCGTGATCCCATGCTCGATATGCTAGAGCAGCTTTACGGCTTTCGCATGCCACCGCAACAGCAACAACAACGCCCTCAACAAATCGGTTTGGGAACGGGCTTTGTTATCCGTGAAGACGGCTTGATTGTGACGAACAATCACGTGATCGCGGGTGCGGATATTATCAACGTTCAGTTGAGTGAAAAATCAAAAGATGTCTATGAAGCGACTTTGATCGGAAGCGACGAAAGAACAGATATCGCTTTGATTAAAATCACTCCGAAAGAAAAACTTCCTGTCGCAGTTCTTGGTTCTTCCAAAGATCTCGAAGTTGGTGAATGGGTCGCAGCTTTCGGTAATCCATTTGGTCACGGTCACTCGATGACAAAAGGGATTGTCTCTTCAAAAGGTCGCGACATCACAGAGATCAATAAAATTCCTTTGATTCAAACAGACGCGAGTATCAACCCCGGTAACTCCGGTGGTCCGCTTGTAAATACCAAAGGACAAGTTGTCGGTGTGAACTCTGCGATTGATGCTCGTGCACAAGGGATTGGTTTTGCGATTCCTATTGATGAAGTGAAATCCGTGATTTCTATTCTCGAAACAAAAGGTCGTATTGTTCGCGGTTACATCGGTGCAGCTCTTGGTGATTTAGATCCAGATGCGGCGGAGTACTTGGGACTTGGTGATGTTCGTGGTGCGGTTGTGACGAACATGGATCCAAAAGGACCTGCGGCGAAAGCCGGATTTAAAATCTATGACATCGTGACAGAGTTTAACGGCAAAACTATTAATGGCTCTTTGGATCTGATCGATGCTGTCAGCGATGCTCCGATTGGAAAACCTGCGAAGGCTAAAATTCTTCGTAACGGTAAAGCGATCAACGTGAGTGTGAATGTCGCTGAACGTGCAGAAGACAAACCTCGTGTGGTGCGTGCGGCTCAAAAAACTTATCAAGGTCAAAAGGCTCCGTTTAATTTAGGTTTCACAGTGATTGATCCGACTCCAGAGCTTCGTGCGGAGTGGGGTCTTCCTGATGATATGAAACAACCTGTGGTGATTGAAACGGAGCGCGCGTCTCAAGCCAGCAAAAGCGGTCTGCGTGTGGGAGACGTGGTTTTGGATGTGAACAAAAAGCCTGTGGACAATTCAAAAGACGTGTTGAAAAACCTTAAAAAAGGCCAAAACACACTGCGCATTGCCCGCAACACCCGCATTCAAATCATCAATATTGAAGCTAACTAA
- a CDS encoding DUF1844 domain-containing protein, with translation MGEKLEASFSVLIMSIASSAVMAMGLAPHPQSGEVTKDKNMARFNIDLLLVLQEKTKGNLSGDEAKFLENLISDLQMKFVSV, from the coding sequence ATGGGTGAAAAACTTGAAGCTTCGTTTTCTGTTTTAATCATGTCGATCGCGTCTTCTGCGGTGATGGCAATGGGCTTAGCCCCGCATCCTCAATCCGGCGAAGTGACAAAAGATAAGAATATGGCTCGTTTTAATATCGACCTTTTGCTAGTTCTCCAGGAAAAAACGAAAGGCAATCTTTCGGGTGACGAAGCCAAATTCTTGGAAAATTTAATCAGTGATCTACAAATGAAGTTCGTATCTGTCTAA
- a CDS encoding BatD family protein, which yields MTKIGNFLFFLSFLFCGFFAHAAGTTVQSSVDRNEMGVGDTFTLTVSVVSTDDVDVQDPRIPDLDGFDLLNNWQSTAVAQKLVNTSKGMQFETQRRKEFHYMLSAKRQGTLSVSSFEVVVNGKVFRTQPIVIKVGSQGTGGQIQKRPSQMPGMPGSEDPFEAMDQAEEEIFNQLLRQRQRLLQQQMGQAPDENFPSAATGLPEAAFRSLPTNPNEAFFISVEVDKTEVYEGEQVTVNWYIYTRGQMETLDRLKFPSLRGFWKEIIEEVPSIQFTEEIVNGIPWKKALLASHALFPIKAGTAVIDEYKIKSRVRLPSQGLGGFYGRPYEYTKSSARVDIKVKPLPVEGRPSDFTGAVGQFDVHASVENNTVPVNQPVSLKVRFEGAGNAKLIDLPALNLPTGLEQYDTKSESKFFKNGRSYKEFEVLVIPRQEGDVTIPALSVSMFDPQSKKYYTKSTQPISLKIVNNPNAPVGSSSRMAEAGKPAAKPTVPENRLPDPVMVWEPATQASVLYRPWLWAVVYGGILLGLLAKTQREFGWGRRRRTLKELVQKRYKQVDSALSKNDYRKVGVEMTNIFYVILGEVAGEGGASQEIERLLALMPPSVRRDHGTEIAKNFEIFQTLSFAPEEMLGSLKDTATMKSNVERAKKVISSVISAVEVK from the coding sequence GTGACAAAGATTGGTAATTTTTTATTCTTCCTTAGTTTTTTATTCTGTGGATTTTTCGCACACGCCGCAGGCACGACGGTTCAATCTTCCGTCGACCGCAATGAAATGGGTGTGGGCGATACGTTTACTCTCACGGTTTCCGTTGTTTCAACAGACGATGTAGATGTGCAAGATCCGCGCATTCCGGATCTTGATGGTTTTGATTTACTCAACAACTGGCAATCAACGGCCGTTGCGCAGAAATTAGTGAACACCTCTAAAGGTATGCAGTTTGAAACTCAAAGACGTAAAGAGTTTCACTATATGTTAAGCGCAAAACGCCAGGGCACGTTAAGCGTTTCTTCGTTTGAAGTCGTCGTGAACGGAAAAGTTTTTCGCACACAACCTATCGTGATTAAAGTCGGAAGCCAAGGAACTGGCGGACAAATTCAAAAGCGTCCTTCACAAATGCCGGGAATGCCAGGCTCTGAAGATCCGTTTGAAGCCATGGATCAAGCCGAGGAAGAAATCTTTAATCAGCTTTTAAGACAGCGCCAAAGACTTCTTCAACAACAAATGGGACAAGCACCGGATGAAAACTTCCCATCAGCAGCGACAGGACTTCCTGAAGCCGCATTTAGAAGTCTTCCGACAAATCCCAATGAAGCGTTTTTTATCTCTGTAGAAGTTGATAAAACGGAAGTTTATGAAGGTGAACAAGTCACCGTGAATTGGTACATCTACACACGTGGCCAAATGGAAACTTTGGATCGTCTGAAATTCCCGAGCCTTCGCGGTTTCTGGAAAGAAATTATCGAAGAGGTTCCTTCAATCCAATTCACAGAAGAAATTGTAAACGGTATTCCCTGGAAAAAGGCTTTGCTCGCCTCTCACGCTCTTTTCCCAATCAAAGCCGGTACTGCTGTGATTGACGAATACAAAATCAAATCTCGTGTGCGTTTGCCATCGCAAGGGTTGGGTGGCTTTTATGGCCGACCTTACGAGTACACAAAAAGCTCAGCGCGCGTTGATATCAAAGTAAAACCTTTGCCCGTCGAAGGCCGTCCTTCTGATTTTACCGGAGCCGTTGGTCAGTTTGATGTCCATGCGAGTGTTGAAAACAACACGGTTCCTGTAAATCAACCTGTGAGCCTTAAAGTTCGTTTTGAGGGTGCCGGAAATGCGAAGCTTATTGATTTGCCAGCTTTGAATTTGCCAACGGGTCTTGAACAGTACGACACAAAATCAGAATCGAAATTCTTTAAAAATGGTCGCAGTTATAAAGAATTTGAAGTGCTCGTGATTCCAAGACAAGAAGGGGATGTGACGATCCCTGCTTTGAGTGTCAGCATGTTTGATCCTCAATCAAAAAAATACTACACGAAGTCCACTCAGCCGATCAGTTTAAAGATTGTGAATAACCCGAATGCGCCCGTGGGGTCATCCTCCAGAATGGCGGAAGCGGGCAAACCTGCTGCAAAACCAACCGTCCCAGAAAACAGACTTCCAGATCCTGTGATGGTGTGGGAGCCTGCCACACAAGCCAGTGTTCTTTATCGCCCCTGGTTGTGGGCCGTAGTTTACGGCGGAATTTTGTTGGGCCTTCTTGCAAAAACTCAAAGAGAATTCGGATGGGGACGCCGTCGCCGTACATTGAAAGAGCTTGTGCAAAAACGCTACAAACAAGTGGATAGCGCTCTTTCTAAAAACGACTACCGCAAAGTGGGCGTTGAAATGACGAACATCTTCTACGTCATTTTAGGTGAGGTTGCCGGTGAAGGCGGAGCCTCTCAAGAGATCGAAAGATTGTTAGCCCTCATGCCGCCAAGTGTGCGTCGAGATCATGGAACTGAAATTGCGAAGAATTTTGAAATTTTCCAAACGTTGAGTTTTGCGCCCGAAGAAATGTTGGGAAGCCTCAAGGACACGGCAACAATGAAGTCCAATGTCGAGCGTGCAAAAAAAGTAATCAGCTCTGTGATCTCGGCAGTGGAAGTAAAATAA